AATTgccatctacaaaaaaaaaaaaaatacaaaaataaaaaaaccttatGCGAGgtgtattaatgtgattttttaaTAATCAAGTTTACCACTTGAGTTGTGCCAGATGTTACATTTTTCATTCAATTATGTTAGATTTCAATGGCAAATTCTAGTTTGAATAAATTCTTTAGTAACTTTCAAGATTATTTTTTCCCCAAACCTGTTTGCTGATGGGCCTGTATCTCATCCAGGCCAGAGAGAGTGCGGAAAGATCGACGTTCCTTGAAGGCCACTGTAGGAAGCATGTCCTCCTCGTCCCTCAGCTCAGGCTTTGGAGTTTTTCCTGGACTTGATAGCCTGATTACAGGCCTTCCATTCTCACTAGGCAAGGTGCCCTTCACTGATACAGGTTTCTGCAGTGCACAGATCATTAGCTCTGCTTCAGGGCCTCTGGATCAGGCAGCAACATTGAGCATTTTAGAAATAGCCTTACCTTCTCTTCAGAGTCTGTCTTTCGTGTCCTTTTCATGATTTCATCCAGACGCTGATTGGGAAATGTTTAAAGCACATTATACATTGTAATATTAACTTGCTAATCTTGCTCATCAAGCTTCTTTTAGTTAATTTCCACGGCCAGTTCCACTATTTCATTAAATCATAGGCTGAACAGGAGTCTTTCATTTTCTCATACCTTTTTCCTCTGTTGGCGCTCAACCTCTTCTCTCTGGAAgtgtctctctctttccagtCTCTGCTGTTCTGCCTGTGCCTTTTGGCAAGCTTCTTCCTCTCTCTGAGAAGACGTTATAGCACAGATAAtggattttttttgtattgtacaACCATGATCCACTTAATATGATATTGTATAGGTGTATGCTAATGTTACGACATCCTATGAATCGGAAACCCTAAGCCTTCTGAGAAGCAGCAGCTTTGAGAAAAGAACATGTAAGATGGTAATGTAAGTGGGAAGGGCTTATTTAAATACCTGTTGTTGAAGCTTATTTTCCTCCTCTTTTTGTCTGCTAGCATTCTCTTTCTCAGCTTGAAGTCGCTCATCCTCTTCCCTCTTCCTCATTTCCTCCTGCAGTCTGAAGGCCTCTGCTTCTTGTCTGGCTCGTTCCTCAGCTCTCCGACACGCTAGTTCCTCTCTGCTTCTTCTgcagatatgaaattaaatgacGTGCAGAAAATGTCCCTATTACCTGTCAGATATCACTGAGATGGATGCcatgaatatcacacctgtctctggaACACCCCAAGGCTCTGAAAACAGCTTGGGGGAAAATGACCGTAGGCCACAGTCAGATTCTTTGCTtaaccaatcagaagactttgaagcactttctgcctgtcaatcattctgCACATTCACAGGGCCGCCCTTATATGGGCAAAAGGGAGCTGAGAGCGTCAGTTTGAGAGTTGTCCATTTGTAGCATGTGAACGCTATTTTGAAACCATTGCTTTTAACAGCTAACGTCCTAGTACCTATGCAAGGTCAGTGGAACTGTTTGGGTTTGCTGACATCAGATTgcgtatttatttttgttacctgTGAAACTAAGATGCTTTACTGCTCCATCTCTGATTATAACAGTTTCCAAGCATATCTGTAgcagctgtgtcccaaatgacgtaCTATACATGATTATGCACTTACACTAGTATGCACTGTGCACTCAGCCATGTAATGTGAATTTTTAAAGTGTAGTactgtcccaaatggaacacttcatGGTTATTTACTACATGGAAGCAGTCACCTTTAACAGCTGATGAAAGCACATGAGATGTGTTGCTGCTATAGCTTTAGCCTTCAACATTTGTATTTCaaacaatgtacatattcacacagctgtACCTCTCGGTGTCCTCTTTCTGGCTGCGTTCCTCTTCCTCCTTCTCTCTCTGGAGCCTGGCTTGTCTCCTTTTCTCTGCCAGCAGGCGAGTGGCCTCCTCAGGGTTTGTGGTCCAATAAGCAGGTCGGACCAGGACTTCATCACCATTGTGACCTTGTCCAGAGAGAGACATATTATAAGAGGGTAAAATAAATTAGGGTTCTTTGACTTGTAGCAATAGCACCATTTTAGGTGCTAAATAGAGCCTCTTTTTACAGAGCCCATACAGAACAGCAGCCTAGTGAAAGTAAATAACCTTAAGCCTAAAAACAATGAATCATTTAAGCATAAAAGTGTGCTTTGGTTGATGTGGTTCTAAATTGAAATTGAACAGGATCACATAACATCTCTATTCTAGCTTGTTCTTCTCTAAGCAGTCTCTTTGAATGAAGCTCTTATGTTGTAGCATTCCTCATTTTTTAGTCGCATTGTTGTGtaagtctgccaaatgaatacatgtaggGAGCTATCCTTTTGAGCAGATTTGCCTACAGTACCTATTGAAATAACAAAAACTTCTCAGTCTTCTACTAACCATTAGGAATCTGAGAGCAAGATGGAGAGTTCTGAGGTCCATTAGTTACTAGATTTAACTGAAGTTGGCCATCCTGTTTAACATCTCTGTGCAGACATTGTGGAGTTGTTTCCTTTGGTTGTAGAGGGGCGGAGGAGAGTTCATGCGCTGCCTCAAGATCCTCCTCTTCTGGGAGTGGAGGCAAACCAACTTTTTTAAGTGTTGTATGTGTGACATGTGGTCTGTTCTGCAGCCTTGGAAATGGGAGATACATGGAGAGAACATGTCAAAAGTCCCACCGTGTGATTTTAAATACAAGAAATAGTGAACTACATCAAAATTTTCTCCCTGTAGTTAATTGCTCTTTACAAAGACAATCAAATCTACCCCAGTGGTGGAGGTGCTGCATTCCCCTGTGGGTTTGTGTCTGGTTTGGCCTTGCTTTCAGCTGATGTTTGAAGGTGCATTTTCAGGTCTTTTCCCTCAGCATCGCTTTTTGCCACCTGAAACCCATTATAACAATTcacataaacatattttttgtaaaactcTTTCCAATGCTGGAGAGCAATGCATTTTGTTTACGTATTCAACTAATTCAAATAACTTTCATAAAACTTCATGTGAACTCTCACCAGCTCTCTGTTGGTGGTTCTGCGGAtggtggcttttggacctgagcTGGTAGGCCTGTTTACCATTTTCCCACAATGGAACTGTGGCTTTTGTGTGTTGCTGGAGTTCGTAGAATGGCATGAGGCTGAACGACGACAAACATGAACAACTTAAAATATAtggggatgattttttttttttaagatcaagAAAATTAGTGGGGGATGAATGAGTACAAAGAAatgagcaaaagaaagaaaaggaagcaGAGATTCAAGTACACCCAACTGCAGCCAGTTACCTTTAAATATCTAAATGAATGGcagattttgttatttttgtttcattttcccTAAAGTGGTACCTGTCTCTCGGGACAGACACATAGCGCTTCTACTCCTGGCTAGATAGGAGAAGGTGGGAGTCTGAAGGCGACTTACGAGTTCAATCTCCCATTGGCTAATAGAGCGGCGTTTAGCTAGAGAAAAGCAGAAAGCAGAAAGACTAAGAAAAAGTTGTTAGAACCGGAAGAGATTGAAAAAATAGGTGCGACAAGCCTGGAATAGAGTTTTAGTATgttagttattacattttgaatcaTGCATTGAAAATTCACCA
The Xyrauchen texanus isolate HMW12.3.18 chromosome 22, RBS_HiC_50CHRs, whole genome shotgun sequence DNA segment above includes these coding regions:
- the map7a gene encoding ensconsin isoform X1, translated to MPAHLSLAEQEREWRKTGRAAELGISISTEKGRLKMCDTASRQRDPSSDVKLTASENKRKACALLHIRSAQININKRNGHTAESNALKVDERLRLARERREAYQKQLALREHGWLAREERAKQFYEKHLEERRKKLEEQRQREERRRMAVEEKRRQRHKEDRERYESVMRKTMEKSQKAKQKLGHCSRRVTNNTGSKTNAKRRSISQWEIELVSRLQTPTFSYLARSRSAMCLSRETVVHVCRRSASCHSTNSSNTQKPQFHCGKMVNRPTSSGPKATIRRTTNRELVAKSDAEGKDLKMHLQTSAESKAKPDTNPQGNAAPPPLGLQNRPHVTHTTLKKVGLPPLPEEEDLEAAHELSSAPLQPKETTPQCLHRDVKQDGQLQLNLVTNGPQNSPSCSQIPNGHNGDEVLVRPAYWTTNPEEATRLLAEKRRQARLQREKEEEERSQKEDTERRSREELACRRAEERARQEAEAFRLQEEMRKREEDERLQAEKENASRQKEEENKLQQQREEEACQKAQAEQQRLERERHFQREEVERQQRKKRLDEIMKRTRKTDSEEKKPVSVKGTLPSENGRPVIRLSSPGKTPKPELRDEEDMLPTVAFKERRSFRTLSGLDEIQAHQQTEVI
- the map7a gene encoding ensconsin isoform X2; protein product: MPAHLSLAEQEREWRKTGRAAELGISISTEKGRLKMCDTASRQRDPSSDVKLTASENKRKACALLHIRSAQININKRNGHTAESNALKVDERLRLARERREAYQKQLALREHGWLAREERAKQFYEKHLEERRKKLEEQRQREERRRMAVEEKRRQRHKEDRERYESVMRKTMEKSQKAKQKLGHCSRRVTNNTGSKTNASCHSTNSSNTQKPQFHCGKMVNRPTSSGPKATIRRTTNRELVAKSDAEGKDLKMHLQTSAESKAKPDTNPQGNAAPPPLGLQNRPHVTHTTLKKVGLPPLPEEEDLEAAHELSSAPLQPKETTPQCLHRDVKQDGQLQLNLVTNGPQNSPSCSQIPNGHNGDEVLVRPAYWTTNPEEATRLLAEKRRQARLQREKEEEERSQKEDTERRSREELACRRAEERARQEAEAFRLQEEMRKREEDERLQAEKENASRQKEEENKLQQQREEEACQKAQAEQQRLERERHFQREEVERQQRKKRLDEIMKRTRKTDSEEKKPVSVKGTLPSENGRPVIRLSSPGKTPKPELRDEEDMLPTVAFKERRSFRTLSGLDEIQAHQQTEVI